From Paenibacillus sp. PK3_47, the proteins below share one genomic window:
- a CDS encoding GNAT family N-acetyltransferase, with amino-acid sequence MMNMELITTAHWDDSLWASIEPVYREAFPSGAKPERILRSMLDREIAYLHAGLSDGQVTAMAVTGIVPEGNNKRLIIDYLAVSEEMRGKGAGTSFLELIIDWAVKDHGVQGVIIEAESGDSETHNRRIHFWEKNGFILTPYVHQYIWVPEPYQAMLKPLDQHITVQDNGESLFRYINKFHSIAYRPSAKKK; translated from the coding sequence ATGATGAATATGGAGCTTATAACAACTGCACATTGGGATGACAGCCTGTGGGCGTCCATTGAACCGGTGTACCGTGAAGCTTTCCCCAGCGGGGCCAAACCGGAACGGATTCTGCGCAGCATGCTGGACCGGGAAATTGCATACCTGCACGCCGGACTCTCGGATGGACAAGTGACAGCGATGGCTGTGACAGGAATCGTTCCTGAGGGGAACAACAAGCGGCTTATTATCGACTATCTGGCTGTCAGCGAAGAAATGCGCGGCAAGGGCGCCGGTACCTCTTTTCTGGAGCTGATTATAGACTGGGCGGTAAAAGATCATGGCGTTCAGGGTGTCATCATTGAAGCGGAATCGGGGGACTCGGAGACTCATAATCGGCGCATTCATTTCTGGGAAAAGAACGGCTTTATTCTGACTCCTTATGTACATCAGTATATCTGGGTGCCGGAGCCGTATCAGGCCATGCTGAAGCCGCTGGATCAGCACATTACTGTCCAGGATAACGGGGAGTCCCTGTTCCGCTATATTAATAAATTTCACAGCATAGCCTACCGCCCGTCTGCAA